The nucleotide window TTCGCCGGCAGCACTCTCGAGTGCGCGGGGTTCACCATCCCTGAGCGGGACTGGGAGGAGTCGATCTCGGTGGACATCTCCCCCGAGCGCGTGCTCGAGGCGCAAGCCGACCTCGTACTGGTCTCGGCGACCGACGTGACCGATGCGACCCTCATTCCCGAGTCCATCCGGAGCAATGCGGCGTCCTTCCCCGGCCTGAACGTCGTGGACCAGTCCTTCTGGATCACGGGTGTCGGCCCGCTCGGCGGCATGACCGTGCTTGACGACATCGACCGCATCCTGGCCGGCTCGAAGTAGCCGGGTTCGATGTCAGTGCGGGCGGCCTGGTTCGGGGTAGCCGGGGTAGCGCTGCTTGTGGCCATCACTCTCTCCGTGATCGTCGGCGCCAATTCGCTGGCGCCCGGCACCGTGCTGCATACCGTCTTCGGCGGCGGCAGCGCTGAGTCCCGGTTCGTCGTCTGGGATCAGCGGATACCGCGCACGGCGGCCGCTCTGGCGGTGGGTGCCGCCCTCGGCGTGGCCGGCGCGCTCATCCAGGCGTTTACCCGCAATCCGCTGGCCGACCCCGGCATCCTGGGTGTCAACGCGGGGGCGGCGTTCTGTGTGGCCGTCGGCATCGCCTTCTTCGGCGTGACCAGCCCGCTCGGCCATGTCTGGCTGGCCTGCGGCGGCGCGCTCATTCTCACTGTGGCGGTGTACGCGATCGGGTCCGCCGGCGGCGAAGCGGCCGGACCCGTGCGGTTGACCGTCACCGGCGTCGCGATCGGAGCCGTGTTCGCCGGACTCACCACGGGGCTCACGCTCACCAATCCCGACGCCTTCGACCGGATGCGCGGGTGGAGCGCCGGCAGTCTGCTCGAGCGGGGATTCGACGTGGTCGTGCCCGTTCTTCCGCTGGTCCTGGTGGGACTGGCCCTGGCGCTGGCTGCCGCGCCCGGGCTCAATTCGATAGCGCTCGGCTCCGACGTGGCCCGCTCGCAGGGAGTCAGCGTGCGGCGCATCCAACTTGTCGTCTTGACGGCGGTGACGCTGCTGGCCGGCAGTGCAACGGCCGTGGCCGGGCCACTCGTCTTCGTGGGCCTGGTCGTGCCGCATGTGGTGCGGTGGACGCTCGGTACCGACCAACGCTGGATCCTGCTCGGCTCCCTGCTGCTCGGTCCCATTCTCGTCGTGCTCTCCGACGTGCTGGGCCGTATCGCGGTACTGCCGAGCGAGATGCCCGTCGGCATCGTGACGGCCTTTGTGGGCGCGCCTGTGCTGATCGCCCTGGTGCGCCGGCGCTCGGCGACCGCGCTGTGACCGCCCTCGACGTCGGGCGGCGGCGGGTGGTCCTGCGCATCCGCGGCTCCAGTCTGGTCATCGGGGTGCGCTCCGCCGTCGTCGGCCTGATCGTGACCTTGGTCACGGTGCTCCTCGGACTCCTCGCCCTGGCCCTGGGCGATTTTCCGATCACCATCGCCGAGGTCGTCGGAGTCCTCACCGGCCAGGTCGACGCCCTGCCGCGCATCGTGGTGCTGGAGTGGCGCCTTCCGCGCGCGGCCGCCGCCGTATTGTTCGGTGCCGCACTGGCCGTGGCCGGCGCCATTTTCCAGACCGTCACCCGCAACCCGTTGGCGAGCCCGGACATCATCGGCCTCGCGAACGGCTCGTTCACCGGCATGCTGGTGGCCCTGCTCGTACTCGGCGGCAGCTGGCCACTGCTCACCGCGGGGTCGCTGATCGGCGGCCTGCTGGCGGCCGTCCTGATCTACCTGCTCGCCTACCGGGGCGGCCTGCATGGGTTCCGTTTCATCGTGGTGGGCATCGGCATCTCGGCCATGCTCGCGTCGGTCAACACCTGGATGCTGCTGCGGGTGGAACTGGAGACCGCGCTCTTCGCATCGGCGTGGGGTGCCGGCACGATGAACAGCGTCACCGCTCTCACAGCGGTTCCGGCGGGTCTCTGCATCGTTCTGTTGCTCGCGCTGCTTCCTCTGGTCGCCCCCGCCATGCGGCAGCTCGACCTCGGTGACGACGCCGCCTCCGCCAGCGGAGTGGCTGTCGGTCGGGCCCGGCTCCTCGCCATCGCCCTCGCCGTTTGCCTGGTGAGCGTCGTCACGGCCGTTGCCGGCCCGATCGCTTTTGTTGCGCTGGCCGCACCGCAGATCACCCGGCGACTCACCCAGAGCCCCGGCATCCCCCTCGTCACGACGGGACTCGTGGGAGGGGCGTTGCTGCTCGGCTCCGACCTGATTGCCCAGCATGTCATCCCGCTCACCGTGCCCGTCGGCGTGGTGACGGTGGTCCTCGGCGGCGGTTATCTCGTGTGGCTACTCATCCACGAATCCAGGAGGAGAGCATGAGCTCACCCACCGACCCCACCCCCTCACCGCTCCAGGCCGCCGGCCTCAGTGTGCGGTACGACCGTCGCAGCGTCATCGACGACCTCGACCTCAGCGTGCCGCCCGGATCGTTCACCGTGATCATCGGCCCCAACGCCTGCGGCAAGTCCACCCTGCTGCGCGCCCTGGCCGGCTTGCTTCCCGCGGCGTCGGGAGCCGTGTTGCTGGACTGCAAGGACATCTCCGCCTATTCGGCGAAGGAGACGGCCCGGCGCCTCGGCCTGTTGCCGCAGAGCGCGGTGTCCCCCGACGGCATAACTGTGGCCGAGCTGGTGGCCCGCGGCCGTTACGCCCATCAGCGCCTGCTGCGCCAGTGGTCTGCGGCCGATGAGGCAGCCGTGACGGATGCGCTTCGCCTCACCGACGTCGCCGACCTGGCAACCCGGCCGGTAGACGAGCTCTCCGGCGGGCAACGGCAGCGCGTGTGGATCGCTATGGTCCTTGCCCAGCAGACACCGCTGATCCTGCTGGATGAGCCCACCACCTATCTCGATATCGCACACCAGATCGAGGTGCTCAACCTGCTTCACGACCTCAACGGGCAGGGGCGAACCATCGTGGCGGTGCTGCACGACCTCAACCATGCCGCTCGGTACGCCTCCAACATCATCGCCATGCAGGACGGCCGGATCGTGGCGCACGGCCCGCCCCGAACGACCATCACCGCCGAGCTGGTCGCCGGGGTCTTCGGCCTGCCCAACATCGTCATCAACGATCCGCTCACGGGCACTCCCCTGGTGGTTCCCGCTGACACCCGGCTGCCCCACCCCGTGCACAGGCCGGCCTGAGCCACGACCTGCATAGCCACAGGTTCAGCCGAGAATCGATCCCACCGTCACGGCCATCTTCTCGTCGCCGCGCGGCAGGGACACCGTGGCGGCGAGCAATCGGCGCAGCCCGGGCAGCCCGCCGCGGCTGAACGCCGCCCGCTGCCGCTCAGCGCCGGTGCCGTCCACCGCCAGCCGCGCCACCGCCTCCGCCGCCAGCTCCAGGTCACCCAGTTGCACGAGCTCGGGCTCGACCAGCCGCAGGAGCCTGCGGAGGCAGTCGTGCGCCGGGGCCAACGCCCCGACCAGCGGATCGAACACCTCGTGGCGCATCCCGAAGTGAGCAGAGTGCAACAGCGCGGCCGACAGGAGCTCTGACGGCATCTCGGCGGATGCCGTCGCCGCGGCGCTCTGCGCGTTCGGGACTGCGAGCGAGTGCGCCACCAGCGCCCGGCACAGTGTGGTGATGAACAGGGTGGTCTGCGTGTCGAGTTGCGCGTCCGCCATCCTGAACTCGATCGTGGGCAGGTGCTCGGAGAGGCGCACATCCCACATGATCACGCCCAGGTCGACGGTGCCGCCGATGCCCAACAGGCGGGCGATCCGCCGGTCGTAGTCCGCGGCGTCGACGAACGAGGGCGGGCAACCGGAGGTCGTCCACCGGCGCAGCAGCACAGTGCGCCAACTGTCGTGCCCGGTGTCCTGCCCTCGCCACAGGGGTGAGTTCGACGCGATCGCCGTCAAAAGGGGCAACCAGGGCCGCACCGCGTTGAGTACGACCACACCGGCCTGCCGACTGGGAATGCCCACGTGTACGTGCAGACCACTCACCTGGTGGTCGGCGATCACGGCGTCCATGGTGCGCACGATGTGTCGGTAGCGTTCGGTGTCGGTGATCGAGGGGAACTCGGTGGTGTCGGGCGGGGTGCCGATACTCGCCACCACGACTCCCAGCTCGGCTGCGCGTATCGCCACCGCACGGCGGAACCCCGCGACGGCCGCACGGGCGTCGTCTATCCGCTCGAACACGGCCGAGGCGTGCTCGATCTGCGAGGCCAAGAACTCCCGGTGCGTGACGTCTCGCCACTTGACCGTGGCCGAGAGCGTGTCGAAAACCCTGGCGCCCGCATCCACTGGGCACAGGGTTTCAGGATCGAGGAACTGGAACTCCTCTTCGATGCCGAACGTAGCCACGATGACCTCTCCCGTCACCGCCCGATCACGACGGTGTGAATCCGATTGGGACGAGTTTGCACTCCATCCCCTCCGCCGGTCAAGGGCTGTCAGGAGGGTCGAAGGATGTGCACAGCGATCTGGGCGCTGGCCCGAGGGAGGTGCATTATGGTCGCGTGCGCGTCGCCGCAGGCGTGCCGGATCGGAGAGGTACGGATGTGCAGATGGCTGGCCTATATCGGGGAACCGCTGCGTCCCTCGAAGATCGTGCTCGACGCAAAGCACTCGATCGTCGCGCAATCGCTGGATTCCCCGCTCGGGGCCGAGACCGTGAACGGTGACGGTTTCGGCTTCGGCTGGTATCCCACCGGAGCCCCGGCGGGTACGGCGCCTGCGCTCTTCCACAGCATCGAACCGGCCTGGAATGACGCGAACCTGCGCGAACTCAGCCGGGCGATCGAGAGCCCACTCTTCTTCACCCACGTACGCGCGGCGACCGCGCCCCCGATCCAGCAGACCAACTGCCACCCGTACCGCTTCGAAAACTGGATGTTCATGCACAACGGAGCCATCGCGAGCTGGCGGCAGCTGCGCCGAGACCTCACCCTGGCGATCGACCCCGAACTGTACCCGAACGTGCTCGGGACGACGGACTCCGAGGTACTTTTCCATCTCGCCCTCAGCCTGGGGCTCCGTGACGACCCGATCGACGCCATCGGGCGCGCGATACGCATGGTCGAGTCCGTCGGGCATTCCCAGGACGTGCAGTTCCCCTGGCAGGGCACCGTCGCCGTGTCGGATGGCACCACGCTCTGGGCATTTCGCTACTCATCCCAGGGCCGCACGCGCTCGTTGTTCCACTCGGCAGACATCCCCACCCTGCGGGAGATGTACCCGGAGCAGGAGCGCCTCGCGGCCTTCGGCGACCGGGCCAAGGTCGTGGTCTCCGAACCGCTCAACGACCTGCCCGGTGCCTTTGTCGAGGTGCCGGAGTCCTCAGCCCTCACGATCGACCCCGATGGGTACCGCCACCAGCCGTTCCTGGTCGGCTGAGAGCACCAGCGCACTGGCGCGGGAGATACAGGAAACGCCACCTCGGAGGGTGGCGTTTCGTGTGTTGTCAGCAGCGTGTGGCAACAACCCAATGGTGGAGATGCGGGGAATTGAACCCCGGTCCATTGCTGTGGTCATGTTTCTTCTACGGGTGTATCCAGTGAAGACGTTTTACTCGGCTCCGGAATTTGCCACTGGCACCTACTCCGACGAGCCCAGCCCTCGTTTAAGTCCCCCTATACCCCGAGGCTCAGGATAGGAGCAATCTCTCTAAATGACGTCAGGATCCGAGTAGAGAGCATTCCCGGTCTGACGGTCTCAATGTGGTTCTACTTAGGCCGCGAGGGCGAAAGCGGAACGCGAGACAGTGCGGTTTGAATTGGCACTTATTGTTTTGCAGAGATCGTTTACGAGATAACCCTGCATCCTCGACCCGCTTCTCACAGTTACGCAGGCAATGTCGAAACCGATCATCCCCATGTTCACGCAGCTCCTGGTCCGTTATGAACCTGAGCGATACGCGGTTGTTGTCACACGCTGTTGAGTTTCCAAGACCGCAGTGGCGAACATTTCAGCCCACCACTACGGCCTTTCAGGATACATCACTTTGAGCGCGAGGCGGTAGCCAGGTCCGCTGGGTCCGCTGGTCTAGCCCGTCAAGACCCCGCGACCCGGCCTCAAAAACGCGCCCATCCGTTGGTCGAGCTCGTCGAGACCCCGCGACCCTGCCCCTCAAGCCCCCCCCATCCGCTGGTCGAGCCTGTCGAGACCCCGCGCCCCGGCCTCAGAGCAGCTGGGTATTAGTCGAAGTCACGTTCTGAGGAGAAAGTGACTTTATGAGGAGATAGTGAGTTTATGAGGACGGAATCGGCCAGAACGTCCTATTTTGCGGCCTATTTCCTCTTAAACGTGCGTCGCCCTCCGCTGGGTCAAGCCGGATAGATCCGCGAGATTGCCCTGTGAATAACATGAGATATCCTCGCATAAGCCTCTCATTCGTGGGAGAATGAAGGTATGGACGAAGACCTGGCAGGTGGTTCCACAGCATCTGAGAATGCAGCAGCAGCGGGAGGCGCTCCCCCTGCGTCTTCAGGTGCGGATGCGCCCTGTGATTGGAACACGAGCCTGGCCGGTCCGGCCCGGGTTACTCCCGCTATCACCGCCTCGCCTGACTCCACCGTAGGCGGCACCACCGACACTCGATCCGGCTCCGCGTCCGGGTCCGGCCGGGCCCGCCGTGCCCCGGGCGACAAGCGGCCGGAGTGGCGGGACCCGTCCGAGCTGCCCGGAGTGCAGCGGGTGGTCGCCGGGGCGTTCGGCGAGAAGTTGAAGGTGTTGGAAGAAGCGTCCCGCACGGTGCAGGCAGTGATGGACTCGATCGACGTCGAGGGCCTCAGCGACCCCGAGGTCGTCGCTTTGACGCAGATGGTGGAGCGCACCGGCCGGCCGGTCGATGCGGCCCGGGTGGCGACGGCGAGCGTGGTGGGGTATCGGTCGCGGCGGTTCCTGGGCAGCGAGTCCCTGGCCTGGCGGTTGGGCTGCTCCCACGCGAACGATTTGCTCACCCGGTTGACGGGCGCGTCGGTGCCGGAAATGAAGCGACGGGTGGCGCTGGGAGACAAGGTCTGCCCGCGGGTGCTCGGAGACAGGGTGTTGGAGCCAGTGTTCCCGGTGGTCGCCGCGGCACTTCGGGCGGGCGAGTTGGGTGTTGATGCGGCGGAGACGATCGTGAAGGGTCTGGCCGATTACACGGTGCATGGCCGGTTTGATGCGAACCAGGACGACGTGCACGGCTGTGAAGCGGCCCTGGTCGAAAGCGCAACCGGGTCGATCTTCGGCCGAACCCCCGACCCCGGCGACGACCCGGATGGCAGCGACCCCGACACGGTCTGCACCGGACCGGTGGCACGCCTGGGCGACTCGGACGGATCCGTCTACTCCGTCGATTCTCTGCACGCCATGGCCCTGCAGTGGCAAGCGTTCCTCAACCCCGACGGCGCCGCGCCCACCGAAGCCGTCCTGGAAGCGAAGTCGACGTTCTCCTTCGGCACACTCACCAACGGCCTCCACCCCCTGCGCGGCGCGGTGACGCCGGAGCTCAAGGGCATCATGCAGGGCGTGTTCAACACCTTCCAGTCCGCCCGCTCCGCCCCCGCGTTCCCCTCCGCGGAAGACCAGCAGCGCATTGAGGCCGGCGAACTCGTACCTGGCGAGGTCATCGACGAGCGCACCGGCGGGGAGAAACGCGCCGATATCCTCCGCGGCATCCTCACCCAGGTCGCCCAGGACCCCCGCACCCCCACCATGGGCGGCATGCCACCCACCGTGATGGTGCACGTGAACGCCACGGACCTCCTCGCCCAGGCCGGGGTCGGATGGATCGACGGGGTGGAGGGGCCGATCTCAATGAAGACGATCAACCAGATGATCGACAACGGCGGCTACCGGCCGATCTTCTTCGGCGGCAACGGCGCCGTCCTCGCCCTCGGCGACAAAGTACGCTGCTTCACAGCCCTACAACGCAAGGCCATCACCGCCCGTGACGGCGGCTGCGTCATCCCGGGCTGTGACTGCCCGCCACAGTGGACCGAAGTCCACCATGTGACGTCCTGGCAAGACGGCGGGCCCACCGATGTCTCCAACGGGGTGCTGTTGTGTTGGTACCACCACCACACCCTCAGCACCGGTGGGTGGCAGATCCGGATGGTGCTCGGCATGCCCGAGGTCAAGGCACCAGCCTGGCTCGACCCGAGCGGCGCATGGCGGAAACCCAATCAGCATCGGGCGCATGACCCGCGGACGCGAAGACCACCACACACCGAGTGACCAGTACGTCACGGGGTCTACTTCGACAGGCTCAGCACGGCGTCGACAAGCTCGACCAGCGAGATGGGCTCGACCAGCGAGACCCCTCTGCTAGTCGCCGAGGTTACGGCGGGCGGAGATGGCCCGGTCCGACTCGCGCTTGTCCTGGCGCTCGCGCAGGGTCTGACGCTTGTCGAATTCCTTCTTGCCCTTGGCCACGGCGATCTCCACCTTGGCCTTACCGTCGCTGAAATAGATCTTCAGCGGGATGAGGGTGTAGCCGCCCTCTTTGGTCTTGTGGCTGATCTTGATGATCTCCTGCTTGTGCAGCAGTAGCTTGCGCTTCCGACGCGGCGGGTGGTTCGTCCACGTGCCGGCGGTGTACTCGGGAATGTGCACGGCATCCAGCCACGCCTCACCGGACTCGATGAACGCGTAGCCGTCGACGAGCGACGCCCGTCCGGCACGAAGTGACTTCACCTCGGTGCCGCTGAGCACCATTCCGGCCTCGTACGTGTCCTCGATGAGGTAGTCGTGGCGCGCCTTGCGATTGGTCGCAACGACCTTCTCGCCTTTTTCCCTGGGCACGGCATTCTCCTCGATCAGTTCGGTGCTTCTGAAATTTGACTGGCACCGCCCGGCATCCGCCGGGCAGCCCATCAGTCTAGCGGACGGCGCGGCCGCTGCTGGCCCGGCTGCGCCGGCCGGATCAGACCTTCAGATAACGGGTGATCGCGAAGTTGGCCGAGGCCGCAGCCAACGCTGCTCCCAAGACCAACAGGATCGGCACCACGGTGAGAGCATCCTGCAGGTCGACGAGGGCGAAGCCGCTCAGCCGCACGCCCAAGTAATCCTGCACGAAGAACTTGACGATGGCCACGACCGCACCACCCGCCAACAACGACCCCAGCAGGGCCGCGAACACGCCCTCCAGGATGAACGGTGTCTGGATGAACCTGTTCGACGCACCCACCAGCCTCATGATGCCCAGCTCCTTGCGCCGGGAAAAGGCCGACAGCCGGATGGTCGTGGCAATCAGCAACGCCGCAGCCACCAGCATCAGCGAGGCGATGCCGATCGCCGTGTAACTGGCCACATTGAGCACCGAGAAGATCTGGTCCAGATACTTGCGCTGATCGGCGACACTCTCGACGCCCGCCACGCCGGACAGACCCTCCACCATCAGCTGCGAATCGTCAGGATTCTTGAGGTTCACCCAGTAGGTCTGGTTGAGCTGCTCAGGCGTCACGTACTCGGCCACCGGGTTGCCGGCGAACTGGGTCTGGAAGTTCTCGAAGGCCTGCTCGTGGGTCTCGAAATAGTACTTGTCGATGAACGGCGCCAGCGTGGGCGACTCGAGCTGGGCCTTGACGGAGTCGATCTGCTCCTGGGTCGCTTCGCCCGCGGTGCAGGTCTCCGCGGTCGACAGGCTGGTGCACATGTAGATGCCCACCTGCGCGCGGTCGTACCAGAAGTTCTTCATCTGGCCGATCTGCATCTGCATGAGGATGGCCGCGCCCACAAAGGTCAGCGAGATGAAGGTCACGAGAACGACCGAGACGACCATCGAGGCGTTGCGGCGCAGGCCGTTGGATGCTTCGGAGAGCACAAGTCCGAGTCTCATCGGGTGGGTCCTACATTCTGCTCACTGGTGGGGTCGGGCTTTTCGCCCGGCGCCCGCAGACCGAGTTTCTCGGCCAGGGTGAGCTGTTCCGGTTCGTCGTGCTGGGTGACCGGGAGAACCGGCCGGGACATGGTGGTGGTGGGCGGCTCCACCGGGGCAACCGGCGCGGGCTCGACCGCAACCGGAACGGCCGCAGCGACCGGCTCGGGTACGGCGGGCACATCCGCCTCCGCAGCGACAGGCTCGACGACAGGAGCGGTCGAGGGAGCCGCAGCCTCAGCCGCCACAGGCGCGGTCTCGGCCGCCGTGGGCGGAGCCGTGCTCACCGCAACAGCAGCGGCCTCGACCTCGGCCGACGCCACCTCCTGGGGCAGCACCTCCGGGGACGGGTAGGTGAAGGGTTCGACCGTGGTGGGGCCGGTGGTCGACGCGGTGGTCGGCATCCGGGATGACCGGGACGCGGCCCGCTCGCCGGCGGGCAGCACCATCGGGATAGCCGCGGTGGCGTAGCCGCCCTGGCGCTCGTCGCGCACGATCTGACCGGCGGAGAGCTCGATGACGCGGCGCTTCATCTTGTCGACGATGCCGGCCTCGTGGGTGGCCATGATCACGGTCGTGCCGCTCGCATTGATCCGGGCGAGCAACGACATGATCTCGGCGCTCGTGGTGGGGTCGAGGTTTCCAGTGGGCTCGTCGGCCAGCACGATCTGGGGCTTGTTCACGATCGCGCGGGCGATGGCCACACGCTGCTGCTCACCGCCGGAGAGTTCGTGCGGCAGGCGCTGGGCCTTCTCGGCCAGTCCCACCATCTGGAGCGTGTCCGGCACGGCCTCCTGGATGTAACCGCGGGACTTGCCGATCACCTGCAGGCTGAACGCGACGTTGTCGTAGACCGACTTGTTCGGCAGCAGCCGGAAGTCCTGGAAGACGACCCCGAGGTTGCGCCGGAAGTAGGGCACCTTGCGGTTGCTGATGGAGCGCAGATCCTGGCCCAGCACGTGAATGCTGCCGCTGGACGGCTTCTCCTCCTTCAGCATCAGGCGAAGGCAGCTTGACTTTCCCGAGCCCGAAGCTCCGACCAGGAAGACAAATTCGCCGCGAAGAATTTCGACGTCGATTGAGTTCAGGGCCGGTCGGTTCGTACCGGGATATTTCTTGGTGATGTGATCAAATCGGATCATGGCGGTTCGAGCCTAGGCAGGCATCCGCGATTTACCTACTTGCGACATGCCCCAAGCAGCAAGTCCATAGGTTCGCCGCGCTCTAGTCGGTGGGCGTCTTGCGCCAGCGGATGCCCGCGGCGATGAATCCGTCGAGGTCGCCGTCGAACACGTTGGACGGGTTGTTCACCTCGTACTCGGTGCGCAGGTCCTTGACCATCTGGTACGGCGCGAGCACGTAGCTGCGCATCTGGTCACCCCAGCTGGCCGTGATGATGCCGGCGAACTCCTTCTTGGTGGCCGCCTCCTGCTCGCGCTGCAGGAGCAGCAGGCGGGATGCCAGCACCCGCATGGCCGCCGCGCGGTTCTGGATCTGGCTCTTCTCGTTCTGGCAGCTCACCACCAGGCCCGTGGGCAGGTGGGTGATGCGCACGGCGGAGTCGGTGGTGTTGACGGACTGGCCGCCGGGGCCACTGGAACGGAACACGTCCACACGGATGTCATTGTCCGGGATCTCCACGGCCTCGGCCTGCTCAATGAGCGGTACCACCTCGACGGCGGCGAACGAGGTCTGGCGCTTGCCGGCGGAGTTGAACGGACTCATCCGCACCAGCCGGTGCGTGCCGGCCTCGACGCTCAGGGTGCCGAACGCGTACGGGGCGTTCACCTCGAAGGTCGCGGACTTGATGCCGGCCTCCTCCGCGTAACTCACGTCGAGCACATTGGTGGTGTAGTCGTGCTGCTCGGCCCAGCGCAGGTACATCCGCAGCAGCATCTCGGCGAAGTCGGCGGCGTCGACGCCGCCGGCACCGGCCCGGATGGTGATCACGGCGGGGTTCGGGTCGAACTCGCCGTTGAGCAGGGTCTGCACTTCCAGGTCGCCGAGCACCTTCTGCACGCTGTGCAGTTCGGCCGTCGCCTCGTCGGCGGACTCCTGGTCGCCCTCGGCGTTGGCGAGCTCCACGAGCACCTCGAGGTCGTCCAGGCGCGACTCGATGCTCTCGATGCGCTTGAGCTCGGACTGGCGGTGACTGAGGTCGCTCGTCACCTTCTGGGCGTGCTCGGAGTCGTTCCACAGGTCGGGGGCACCCGCCTGGTCGTTCAACTCGGCGATGTCCAGTTTCAGACGGTCGATGTCGATCACCGACCGGATGTCGTCAAACGTGGCCCGCAGCGCGGCGATCTGCTCAGAGAAATCCAGCTCAATCATTGTGGAATCCAGCCTACCGGGCGACCCGGCGCGCCCGAGGGGCGCGCGGAGACGGCGTAGCATCGATTCGATGAGTACCGAGCGCCCCTTCAGCCTGCGGGGAGTGGCTCTCGCGGCGTTCCTGCCCACGATGCTCTTCTCCATCGGCGAGGGCGCCATGATCCCCCTCATCCCCCTGGTGGCCGACGGTCTCGGTGCGTCCCTGGCCTTCGCCGGCTTCATCGCCGCGATGGTTATGGTCGGCGAACTGGTCGGCGATATCCCCAGCGGCTCGGTGGTGTCCAGGTTCGGCGAACGCAATTCAATGATCGGCGCCTCGCTCGTGGCGATCCTTGCCGTCCTGGTCTGCATCGTCGCCCCCAACCCGATCGTGCTCGCCGTCGGCATCTTCCTGATCG belongs to Cryobacterium sp. SO2 and includes:
- a CDS encoding iron chelate uptake ABC transporter family permease subunit → MSVRAAWFGVAGVALLVAITLSVIVGANSLAPGTVLHTVFGGGSAESRFVVWDQRIPRTAAALAVGAALGVAGALIQAFTRNPLADPGILGVNAGAAFCVAVGIAFFGVTSPLGHVWLACGGALILTVAVYAIGSAGGEAAGPVRLTVTGVAIGAVFAGLTTGLTLTNPDAFDRMRGWSAGSLLERGFDVVVPVLPLVLVGLALALAAAPGLNSIALGSDVARSQGVSVRRIQLVVLTAVTLLAGSATAVAGPLVFVGLVVPHVVRWTLGTDQRWILLGSLLLGPILVVLSDVLGRIAVLPSEMPVGIVTAFVGAPVLIALVRRRSATAL
- a CDS encoding iron chelate uptake ABC transporter family permease subunit produces the protein MTALDVGRRRVVLRIRGSSLVIGVRSAVVGLIVTLVTVLLGLLALALGDFPITIAEVVGVLTGQVDALPRIVVLEWRLPRAAAAVLFGAALAVAGAIFQTVTRNPLASPDIIGLANGSFTGMLVALLVLGGSWPLLTAGSLIGGLLAAVLIYLLAYRGGLHGFRFIVVGIGISAMLASVNTWMLLRVELETALFASAWGAGTMNSVTALTAVPAGLCIVLLLALLPLVAPAMRQLDLGDDAASASGVAVGRARLLAIALAVCLVSVVTAVAGPIAFVALAAPQITRRLTQSPGIPLVTTGLVGGALLLGSDLIAQHVIPLTVPVGVVTVVLGGGYLVWLLIHESRRRA
- a CDS encoding ABC transporter ATP-binding protein, translated to MSSPTDPTPSPLQAAGLSVRYDRRSVIDDLDLSVPPGSFTVIIGPNACGKSTLLRALAGLLPAASGAVLLDCKDISAYSAKETARRLGLLPQSAVSPDGITVAELVARGRYAHQRLLRQWSAADEAAVTDALRLTDVADLATRPVDELSGGQRQRVWIAMVLAQQTPLILLDEPTTYLDIAHQIEVLNLLHDLNGQGRTIVAVLHDLNHAARYASNIIAMQDGRIVAHGPPRTTITAELVAGVFGLPNIVINDPLTGTPLVVPADTRLPHPVHRPA
- the smpB gene encoding SsrA-binding protein SmpB, yielding MPREKGEKVVATNRKARHDYLIEDTYEAGMVLSGTEVKSLRAGRASLVDGYAFIESGEAWLDAVHIPEYTAGTWTNHPPRRKRKLLLHKQEIIKISHKTKEGGYTLIPLKIYFSDGKAKVEIAVAKGKKEFDKRQTLRERQDKRESDRAISARRNLGD
- a CDS encoding HNH endonuclease signature motif containing protein, which codes for MDEDLAGGSTASENAAAAGGAPPASSGADAPCDWNTSLAGPARVTPAITASPDSTVGGTTDTRSGSASGSGRARRAPGDKRPEWRDPSELPGVQRVVAGAFGEKLKVLEEASRTVQAVMDSIDVEGLSDPEVVALTQMVERTGRPVDAARVATASVVGYRSRRFLGSESLAWRLGCSHANDLLTRLTGASVPEMKRRVALGDKVCPRVLGDRVLEPVFPVVAAALRAGELGVDAAETIVKGLADYTVHGRFDANQDDVHGCEAALVESATGSIFGRTPDPGDDPDGSDPDTVCTGPVARLGDSDGSVYSVDSLHAMALQWQAFLNPDGAAPTEAVLEAKSTFSFGTLTNGLHPLRGAVTPELKGIMQGVFNTFQSARSAPAFPSAEDQQRIEAGELVPGEVIDERTGGEKRADILRGILTQVAQDPRTPTMGGMPPTVMVHVNATDLLAQAGVGWIDGVEGPISMKTINQMIDNGGYRPIFFGGNGAVLALGDKVRCFTALQRKAITARDGGCVIPGCDCPPQWTEVHHVTSWQDGGPTDVSNGVLLCWYHHHTLSTGGWQIRMVLGMPEVKAPAWLDPSGAWRKPNQHRAHDPRTRRPPHTE
- the ftsX gene encoding permease-like cell division protein FtsX, whose protein sequence is MRLGLVLSEASNGLRRNASMVVSVVLVTFISLTFVGAAILMQMQIGQMKNFWYDRAQVGIYMCTSLSTAETCTAGEATQEQIDSVKAQLESPTLAPFIDKYYFETHEQAFENFQTQFAGNPVAEYVTPEQLNQTYWVNLKNPDDSQLMVEGLSGVAGVESVADQRKYLDQIFSVLNVASYTAIGIASLMLVAAALLIATTIRLSAFSRRKELGIMRLVGASNRFIQTPFILEGVFAALLGSLLAGGAVVAIVKFFVQDYLGVRLSGFALVDLQDALTVVPILLVLGAALAAASANFAITRYLKV
- a CDS encoding class II glutamine amidotransferase, with product MCRWLAYIGEPLRPSKIVLDAKHSIVAQSLDSPLGAETVNGDGFGFGWYPTGAPAGTAPALFHSIEPAWNDANLRELSRAIESPLFFTHVRAATAPPIQQTNCHPYRFENWMFMHNGAIASWRQLRRDLTLAIDPELYPNVLGTTDSEVLFHLALSLGLRDDPIDAIGRAIRMVESVGHSQDVQFPWQGTVAVSDGTTLWAFRYSSQGRTRSLFHSADIPTLREMYPEQERLAAFGDRAKVVVSEPLNDLPGAFVEVPESSALTIDPDGYRHQPFLVG
- a CDS encoding YbdK family carboxylate-amine ligase; this translates as MATFGIEEEFQFLDPETLCPVDAGARVFDTLSATVKWRDVTHREFLASQIEHASAVFERIDDARAAVAGFRRAVAIRAAELGVVVASIGTPPDTTEFPSITDTERYRHIVRTMDAVIADHQVSGLHVHVGIPSRQAGVVVLNAVRPWLPLLTAIASNSPLWRGQDTGHDSWRTVLLRRWTTSGCPPSFVDAADYDRRIARLLGIGGTVDLGVIMWDVRLSEHLPTIEFRMADAQLDTQTTLFITTLCRALVAHSLAVPNAQSAAATASAEMPSELLSAALLHSAHFGMRHEVFDPLVGALAPAHDCLRRLLRLVEPELVQLGDLELAAEAVARLAVDGTGAERQRAAFSRGGLPGLRRLLAATVSLPRGDEKMAVTVGSILG